Below is a genomic region from Balaenoptera ricei isolate mBalRic1 chromosome 3, mBalRic1.hap2, whole genome shotgun sequence.
CTGAAACAACGATTTCTTCAAGAAAAGGAAAGTTggtaaaatttcttttctcaattCGCTTTAGCCAAAATGGAAACTTCCTAACAAAAGCAGACAACTTCTCTCTAGCTGACACTGTGTTCATTCCAGTCCTTTGCATAGATGCACTAAGTTCATTTAGGTGTTTGAATAAATCTGCAAGGTATGCTAGGTGAATTTTAAACTCTTTGTTTTCAAAGCCATCAACTAAATTGCTGCTTTGGTGGTGAAGAAACTGATTTATTTCTtcatacatttcaaaaatatgaGTAAGTATTTGGCCTCGGGAAAGCCACCTCATTTCAGTATGGAAAAGGAGAACACTATACTCTATtccaatttcttcaaaaaaagcCTGAAACAGGCGATGATTTGGAGCTCGCCCTTTGATAAAATTTATTACCCTCACCACAGTAAAAAGAGCATCCCTCAGTTTTGTAGGCAATGTCTTTGTGACGAGTTCATGAGGGTTCAACAAACAATGTGTGATCACGATATGAGGTACCTCTTTTTTCATACAGGAAACAAATTCTGAATTTTCTCCTAGGATAGAAGAGGCACCGTCAGTACAAACAGAGCCACATACATCGAGTGCTATCTTATGCTTCAAAAAGAAGTCTCTGAACAGATTGAACACATCTTTTCCTTTCACTGTTAACTGCAATGGTTCACAGAACAGGAATTCTTCTACGATCTCTCTTTCCTTTATGTATCGCACAAATGCCATTAGCTGACTGCAGTCATCCATGTCTGTTGTCTCAGCAAGCTGAATACCCACTTTAAGAGGACTGGCTTTGATATCTTCTAGAACTTGCTGTAAGATATCCTGGCTCATTTCATCAATTCTAGAATGGATCACATCATCTGATAAGGATACCTGCTGAAGCTTCTTTTGTGCATCTGGTCCCAAAACTATTTGTGCTATTTCCAGTGCACAAGGTTTCACTAATTTTTCAGCTATTGTATGAGGATTCTTCTCCTTGGCACATAAATACGCAAACTGATATGATGCCTGTAGTAAGGTATCCTCCTGAGATGCAACTCCAAACGCTTTCAGGGTTTCACTCTGATCAGATGGTGTTGGCACATGTTTCAGGCTATTGAGATCGTGCCCACCTATACCACCATGCTGTCTGTTAAAATGGTCAGACAGTTTTGATGGTCGGAGGTCAGCGTTTGAAAATACAGAGTTACACAATACACACTGTGGGCGCTGAGTTCCATCAACCTCCGTTGTACAGGTGAACCAGTAACGAATATAGTCATCGTCCCATTTGCGTTTCTTCGACATGGCACCCCAAAATTCTCACGTAGTATTCCAGAGGTGTCGCAGATTTTTTGCTTTGGAAGTAAAATATAACCCAGACATTAAAAACCAGTGGCTAACTGAATTAAAACAAAGCCACATCACATGCCATCCTGTCATCTGTGTACATGTCAAGAAATATCCTGCAACATGTCAATTCAAAGTAAGCCATGACAGCATGACAGTCCAACTTAAACATAGCAAACTCACAGCTAAAGCCCTGGAATAAATACCTTGCCAGCAAGTTACATACCAGAGATTAGGGCTTATGCAAATTGTGAATACCCATAAATTCTCTATTGATGAATTGCAGTTATGGCTTAATTTGTTTTCAATGATGTATGTTCCAAACAAATCTGGTACATTTTGTATCCCCAGAAAAGGCATCTCACTACCACCCCTTCCTTGCATCTTATGCCAAGGATGTATGCACACCCCCAGTTATGAACTAGTGAATAGAGAAGGGAGTAATTCACTAAATACTGTAAGGAAGGGCAGATTTTGACATGGTGGCCAGTTCTTTCTAATAGTTAAGGATTAAACAGGTCTATAAAACTATTTGATCCTTGAGTGGCTTTGACTACAACTTAAGCAGAGAATTTCAAACAGGTCTGACCAAGCCACCCTTGACACAGAAGCAGGATACACACTATCAGTCCATGATTCACACTGTCcatataaaaaagcaaaacaagttgCTCAGGAGAAACACAACTATTCTTGTTACTGAAACTTCAGAAAAAGCTCTCTCATAGAAGAAAAGCCTTCATTACAGTACAACAGGATGTAGAAGGCAGTGGTTCTCTAGTTTAGTAAATGGAGGAATCATATAAGTctcttgctaaaatgcagattcttggccCCCATCCTGAGATATTCTGATTCCCTAGCTCTGGAGTAGGGGCCCCAAATCTGTATTCTAAATAATCATTTTAGATAATTCTTATGAATAGTACCTAGAACAGTAATCTCTAACAAGAGATGCCTATCACAATCATTGGGAGCCCCTTTGAAAGTATACATGTCCCTATACCACCTCAGAATTAATAAATCATCATCTCCAAAAGTAGgacaaaagaatctaaaataaagttgtccaggtgattctgatacacatcCTAGTACATAGACAGATTTAGAGAAATGAAACATATCCTCGGGCCAATTCCTAGCTTACAGATATTCTAGGTTGCTAAGTAAACACTAAATGCTTTAACAGGCAGTTACGTTTTCTGAGTTGATGACAACTTCTTATGAAAGTTGAAGGAcctaacatttctccaaagaagacatatggatggccaaaaaatacacgaaaagatgctcaacatcactaattattagagaaatgcaaatcaaaactacacctcacctcacactggtcagaatggctgtcatcaaaaaatctacaaatctgctagagagggtgtggagaaaagggaaccctctacactgttggtgggaatgtaaattggtacagccactatggagaacagtatggaggttccttaaaaaactaaaaagagagctaccatatgacccagcaatcccactcctaggcatatatccggagaaaaccataattcgaaaggatgcatgcaccccaatgttcattgcagcactatttacaatagtcaggacgtggaagcaacctaaatgcccatcgacagaggaatgggtaaagaagatgtggtacatatatacaatggaatattactcagccatcaaaaggaacaaaatagtgccatttgcagagacatggatggacgtagagactgtcatacagagtgaagtcagaaagagaaagacaaatatcgtataatattgcttatatgtggaatctagaaaaacggtacagatgaacttatttgcaaagcagaaatagagtcacaggtgtggaaaacaaacttacggttaccaagtggggtagggagggtgggatgaattgggagattgggattgacatatatacagtactatatataaaacagataactaatgagaacctacggtatagcatagggaactctactcagtgctctgtggtgacctaaacgggaaggaaatctaaaaaaagagtggatatatgtataactgattcactttgttgtacagcagaaacacaacattgtaaagcaactatactccaataaaaactaaaaaaaaagtcataaatgaaacattaaaaaaattttaattaaaaaaaaaaaaaaagacagttgagGGACCTAAAAAGGAAGacatgcctttttttctttctccctcctgagCAATGAGTAAAGGTGTAATCCACAGGTAGACTCAAATATACCTTAGAAAACATTTCTATCTCCCACGTAAATAAGTGATCCCCTAAATTTCCAGAGTCTGTGCCACAGAATGTGGCTGAAATAATGTAACAGGAGTACATTTAAATCCAAATGCCCACtttggccattaaaaaaaatcacagtaagtAAGCCAAGAATATTAAGGCACTAGCTTTCTAGAGGCTCTGCCAAGAATGACTAGTTGTAAAGTGCACTTCTATGTAACTAGGAAGTTGATCTGCCATATGGTTGTTATCAGTCAGTTTAAAATTGGAAGATGTCTGCCAGGCAGTAAAGACAGTTTAAAGTTTAGAGTTGATCTTAAGCGTTCCTTTATCAAGTGATGAGACTATGGGCCAACTGTGTTTAGAACCTCTCCTAACTGATAACAAAATGATGATATAAGCATAAAAAATGCTTATCTTTCTGTAttctgttatgtatattttgGGGAACAGAGGGAGTGAAGGAAAAAGCTTTACTTCAAATGATTTCTCACTAGAAATCATTATAGGATGAGTTTAGAGTCCATTGTTCCCCTCTCTGACTATGCTACTCATGCTACTCAAGTATCTTCTGATTGAAGATTAACCTgtttggaaaagaatttttagaaaaattcattTATAGTATTCTTCTCCATCCCCCTCAAGAAGGGAGAATAGGTAGCAAGAATTTTCAAGATCCTCAAAGATGAACTTACCGCCCAAGAGGCTTTCTTGTGTTTTAGAAACTCACAATTTTCACTTGCTCCTTTGTGGTATTTAGCAATcacaatattctaaaatatgtaaacattaaaaaagcATCATcttattaaggaattattgttaacTGAAACTGTGATAATGGTAtggttgtgttaaaaaaaaagtcttcatttgTTAGAGATACAGACTTAGTTATTTACAAGTGAAATGATGTCTGGGATTTCCTTTGAAATACAGTACTTcagcacacatacacaaacacacacacacacacacacacaatagagtGGGAACAGAATAGGATTGGCCTTGAGTTGGTAACTGCTAAAGCTGGATGATGGGTACACATCATTACACCGTTCTCACTCTACGTATGCtggaaaatttccataataaacagtaaaataaacaaaaaggtttACTTACTAAGATAGACATAATTAGTTTTTAGAATGATTCTTTTGAGAGTTTGTTGAAAGCTATCTAAAGATGCAGAATGAAAGACCAGATGTAACAGAGTAAAATGTTTTGCAAATTTATGAAGGGTAGATACGAAAAAGCATCACAATTTAGAGGAAAAACAGTCAGTTACAAGTGAACATTAACATAACAAACACCTGAGGAAGGCTAAAACATCTATTTCGGCAGTGACAACACTAAAGTGCAGTTGTAAAcctaaaaccccaaaccaaacacAATCCAACTTGTACCTGGCCACCGCCTATGCCCGTCCATGGTAGGTGCGGGTGTCCAGGGAGGCAGAGAATTGAATCATTACATTTTACATAGTTAAGAGCAAAAGCCAGGAGAAAAGGGACGGGAATGCAATAGCTGAGCAAATGCGCCAGAGGCAAACGCCTGGGATCCTGGCTTTGTCACTTAGGCTGGGACCTGTCCAAGCTTCAGTCCCTCAACCGGGGAGGACAATGGTACCTACCTTATAGGGCTGTTGGGAAGTTTAATTATGAGAATGCATGTAAACAACACCAGCTCGTAACTGGTAGGACCTGTTGGTGTATTATAAGGACGGAGCGTTTAGGAGGCGGCCCGGGCGAGCTAAGGACGCCGGCGGCGCGGGAAGAGGACTCTGCTCGGTCTCCACCCGACGTCTCCGAGCCAGAGGAGCAGGCCCAAGGGATGCTCGGGCTTCTTTTAGGCGCCCGTTCAGGCTACACTTCGCTCTCCGCTCAGGCTGGGGCCCAGCCTCCGGGCGCTGGAACCAGTCTAGGCGGCGGTTCCTCGTGTCCGACCCCCGAGCAGGATCCTGCGGGGCGCGGTGAGACAGCAGCACCCGCGGCGTCCCCCCCGCCTCCAGCCGCTCCAGCCGCGCCGGGTTCCATCCGGGTTCTCCGGGGGGCTTCCCGCCCGCAGACCGGGCGAGGCGGATCCCGGCACGCAGGCGCACTGGCAAGCGGCTGAGGGCCCCGCCGCCCTGAGTAAGGAGCACGCGCGCTGGTTTTCTTTTCAGATGGGGGACTTGGAGCTGGGGATTTTTTGCTTATTGTGTCTGCTAGAAAGGATGAATCGAAGAATCTCGGGAATGGAAGGCCCTGTAAAGCCCACATAGTTCTACTTTTTAAAGCACTGcagataaaattttatattgtgtCAGGCTTTGAGCTTGGCGATTGTAAAGCTTCAATAATTAACCATTTTCTATGTGGAATCAATGAGGAAAAAGGGAGCGCATTCTACTTACAAATTAAACATTCAGGCAAATGGGACCAGCTGTACATTCCATTAAGATACTAACGGTGGAGGCTGAGCTTGTGTCCTCTCGCCCATGCACGttgccctccccccacttcccattAATTGGAGCATGTGGATGAATTTGCTAAGAATCATCATTCATCTTAGAGAAacgattttaaattttatttaaaattctttttaacaaCAGACTCCtagagaaataaacccatattaGAGAGATTTCAGAGAAAAACCCTAaagtagaaatgagaaaaagttgaaagaaacaaACTTAAATATAGCCCACTTTCCTATTTTGAGGGTATTTAATGAAATCAcattttactcatttttgtatAGTTAGTCTTGGGAGAAGCATCCCACAAGGCTAGGAGAGGGGGAAGTGGCAAAGAATGTGGGACAGATACTTTATTTTCAGGTATTGAGGGTGAACCTGATAAAAAGATTGAGAGCCTGCTTAAAGTTTCTGTCAATGAGAGAAATTGCAAAAGACCAGCTTGGCCCAGAAA
It encodes:
- the FAM200C gene encoding protein FAM200C, whose product is MSKKRKWDDDYIRYWFTCTTEVDGTQRPQCVLCNSVFSNADLRPSKLSDHFNRQHGGIGGHDLNSLKHVPTPSDQSETLKAFGVASQEDTLLQASYQFAYLCAKEKNPHTIAEKLVKPCALEIAQIVLGPDAQKKLQQVSLSDDVIHSRIDEMSQDILQQVLEDIKASPLKVGIQLAETTDMDDCSQLMAFVRYIKEREIVEEFLFCEPLQLTVKGKDVFNLFRDFFLKHKIALDVCGSVCTDGASSILGENSEFVSCMKKEVPHIVITHCLLNPHELVTKTLPTKLRDALFTVVRVINFIKGRAPNHRLFQAFFEEIGIEYSVLLFHTEMRWLSRGQILTHIFEMYEEINQFLHHQSSNLVDGFENKEFKIHLAYLADLFKHLNELSASMQRTGMNTVSAREKLSAFVRKFPFWLKRIEKRNFTNFPFLEEIVVSDNEALCIAAEITVHLQQMSNFFHGYFSVGDLDEASKWILDPFLFNLDFVDDGYLMKNDLAELRASGQILMEFETMKLEDFWCAQFTVFPSLAKTALKILIPFATTYLCELGFSSLLHFKTKSRGYLNMSDDIRVAISKKVPRFSDIIEQKLQLQKSL